A section of the Ignavibacteriales bacterium genome encodes:
- a CDS encoding substrate-binding domain-containing protein, with protein MKPKNKYIYIILGWALLIVSIQGCLPERTETPTKGRATVVAAESVEPLMRQEKEKFESTYPDAHIELLFSSSREAVARFFNDSIRIIVTSRPLNEEERSVAEKFKIEFQEYKIAMDGVAFLVNADNPVSQIRTTQLDSIYTGLITRWNQVGGKNVPIDLFLPDQNSGNFEIVRKKILKDKKYEAPANTIKSSEEMLKVVSSHPNALGVVGLNWLSQKKDNVTVLKLSDPNAPDSLGTKNLYFAPLQAHVYRNYYPITREVYIYSRVDMYGVGAGFITYITSAPGQQLVVYNGLVPATMPIRLVELSNKGLQP; from the coding sequence ATGAAACCGAAGAATAAATATATCTATATAATTCTTGGATGGGCACTTTTAATTGTGTCCATCCAGGGATGTTTGCCTGAACGGACAGAGACTCCGACGAAAGGAAGAGCCACAGTCGTTGCAGCCGAATCAGTTGAACCGTTAATGCGGCAAGAGAAAGAAAAATTTGAAAGCACTTATCCCGATGCGCATATTGAACTTCTTTTCTCTTCATCGCGCGAGGCAGTCGCCCGTTTCTTCAATGATTCGATCCGCATAATTGTGACCTCACGGCCATTGAACGAAGAGGAGCGCTCGGTTGCGGAAAAATTTAAAATAGAATTTCAAGAATATAAAATCGCTATGGATGGAGTTGCATTTCTTGTGAACGCGGATAATCCGGTGTCGCAGATTCGCACAACTCAACTCGATAGCATCTACACCGGATTAATAACTAGGTGGAATCAGGTCGGCGGTAAAAACGTTCCGATCGATCTTTTTCTCCCCGATCAGAATTCCGGCAATTTCGAAATTGTCAGGAAGAAAATTCTGAAAGATAAAAAATATGAGGCACCGGCGAATACGATAAAATCTTCTGAAGAGATGCTCAAAGTTGTTTCATCTCATCCAAATGCGCTTGGTGTTGTAGGATTAAACTGGTTAAGCCAGAAAAAAGATAACGTTACTGTTCTAAAATTATCAGACCCGAACGCGCCGGATTCGTTGGGTACAAAAAATCTATATTTTGCTCCTCTCCAAGCACATGTTTACAGAAATTATTATCCTATCACCCGCGAAGTGTATATATACTCTCGGGTCGATATGTATGGCGTAGGGGCAGGATTTATCACATATATCACTAGTGCGCCTGGGCAACAGCTCGTTGTTTATAATGGGTTGGTTCCAGCCACAATGCCTATTCGTCTTGTTGAACTATCAAATAAAGGATTACAACCGTGA
- a CDS encoding tetratricopeptide repeat protein — protein sequence MKKHIIISLLAIILIIMYTLPGKADDPLKEGIAQFEKGDFQAAIKSFKDAVKEDKKNPQAYFWLGISYFKADSLGLAETAFVQARELDPKNCKVHDYLGDLYSAQKIPAAAIEQYRKAIEYCGKSVDLFMKIADVSRKARQYKEAAEAYISVLLIDSVNVIAMRELANIYYRAKQYSNALPLYRDLVKLQHDSLSFQKNYVKCLYEGKYYADLIPVAENIRKFDSTDEDINMMLRDSYIQTKKYDKALTLVTWQNPDSMSVDELVKRAKIYYELKMIDSSISMYEYAYKRDSSRSDMFYEMAKLYNEKERYTDAVTMFDKKIAADSAPGYRWACYFQGAQSLGKMKDFKRAKEYITKSIEFKPEYIEAWPLLAQYNEALGNSAEQGVANRKIIELVLKADTIGNGNSIRYKTLLDNAYRMEAFRLFNDKKPFEAIEYYKKAFQLNPKDCKLALTIGQIYHREKKELDAQQYYCKVIQICPKSEDAKNAQNYLKMMGLDCK from the coding sequence GTGAAAAAGCACATCATCATATCGCTGCTTGCAATCATCCTTATCATCATGTATACCTTACCTGGGAAGGCGGACGATCCTCTTAAAGAAGGTATCGCACAATTTGAGAAAGGCGATTTTCAAGCCGCCATCAAATCGTTTAAAGACGCAGTGAAGGAGGATAAGAAAAATCCGCAGGCATATTTTTGGCTTGGTATCTCATATTTCAAAGCAGATTCGTTAGGATTGGCAGAAACCGCTTTTGTGCAAGCGCGCGAATTGGATCCCAAAAATTGCAAAGTACACGATTATCTGGGCGATCTTTACTCGGCACAAAAAATTCCGGCTGCTGCAATCGAACAATATCGAAAAGCGATTGAATATTGTGGAAAGAGTGTAGATCTCTTTATGAAGATTGCCGATGTCAGCCGTAAAGCACGTCAGTACAAAGAAGCCGCAGAGGCATATATAAGTGTTCTGTTGATTGATTCCGTAAACGTTATTGCGATGAGAGAGCTGGCTAACATATATTATCGCGCAAAACAATATTCAAATGCCCTGCCTCTTTACCGCGATCTTGTGAAGCTCCAACACGATTCACTTTCATTCCAAAAAAATTACGTGAAGTGTTTATATGAAGGGAAATATTACGCGGATTTGATTCCGGTGGCTGAAAATATCCGTAAGTTCGATTCAACCGATGAAGATATTAATATGATGCTTCGCGATTCGTACATACAGACAAAAAAATATGATAAAGCGTTGACGCTTGTTACGTGGCAAAATCCCGACTCAATGAGCGTAGATGAGTTGGTGAAACGCGCGAAAATTTATTATGAGTTGAAAATGATCGATTCATCGATTTCGATGTATGAATATGCTTACAAACGTGATTCAAGTAGATCTGATATGTTTTATGAAATGGCAAAATTGTACAACGAGAAAGAGCGATACACTGATGCCGTAACGATGTTCGATAAAAAAATTGCCGCTGATTCGGCGCCCGGCTATCGATGGGCATGTTACTTTCAGGGAGCGCAATCGTTGGGTAAGATGAAAGATTTCAAACGCGCCAAAGAATATATCACTAAAAGTATTGAGTTTAAACCTGAATATATTGAAGCATGGCCGCTCTTAGCGCAGTATAACGAGGCGTTAGGTAATTCGGCAGAGCAAGGTGTTGCGAATCGGAAAATAATTGAACTGGTCTTGAAAGCCGATACAATAGGTAATGGAAATTCAATTAGGTACAAGACTCTTCTTGATAATGCTTATCGGATGGAAGCATTCAGATTATTCAATGATAAGAAACCTTTCGAAGCGATTGAATATTATAAAAAAGCATTTCAGCTAAATCCAAAAGACTGCAAACTCGCATTGACTATCGGACAAATTTATCATCGCGAAAAGAAGGAGTTGGACGCTCAACAGTATTATTGTAAAGTAATTCAGATTTGCCCCAAATCTGAAGACGCGAAAAATGCTCAAAATTACCTGAAAATGATGGGATTGGATTGTAAATAA
- a CDS encoding TonB family protein yields MTAQAVVATLRSGFQDWRALYKRHLGIALTIAVSFHLLAIGSYYLVGYLSEEDDPVVMVRITKYTDLGPPPSMTEAEIAPAVAVNTPVAKPTVGIPVAVPDAEVSPEQTIASQQELSAIQSPVVQQQDDGQVQIEQDINISDEEPPDFVPVEKQPVPVKQVQPDYPEIARRAGVEGTVWIKILVDKEGKAKKAVVMKSDAEIFNEPAQKAALQWVFTPAMMNNGPVAVWAAVPFRFKLNK; encoded by the coding sequence ATGACAGCACAAGCAGTAGTGGCAACCTTAAGAAGCGGTTTTCAAGACTGGCGGGCATTATACAAACGCCACCTTGGAATCGCGCTGACGATTGCAGTTTCGTTTCATCTTCTCGCGATCGGATCGTACTATCTCGTAGGGTATCTTTCTGAAGAGGACGATCCTGTTGTGATGGTAAGAATAACAAAATATACAGATCTTGGACCGCCACCATCGATGACTGAGGCAGAAATTGCCCCGGCAGTTGCGGTGAATACACCTGTTGCAAAACCGACAGTTGGTATACCGGTTGCCGTGCCGGATGCTGAGGTTAGCCCTGAGCAGACGATTGCATCGCAGCAGGAATTATCGGCTATTCAAAGTCCGGTTGTTCAACAGCAGGATGATGGGCAGGTTCAGATCGAACAGGATATCAATATTTCTGATGAAGAACCGCCCGATTTTGTACCGGTTGAAAAACAACCTGTTCCTGTTAAACAAGTCCAGCCCGATTATCCGGAAATTGCCCGGCGTGCGGGAGTTGAAGGAACCGTTTGGATAAAAATTCTCGTTGATAAAGAAGGAAAAGCAAAGAAAGCTGTGGTCATGAAAAGCGACGCGGAAATATTCAACGAGCCGGCACAAAAGGCAGCTTTGCAGTGGGTGTTTACCCCGGCAATGATGAACAACGGACCGGTTGCCGTTTGGGCAGCAGTTCCATTCAGATTCAAGTTGAATAAATAA